A region from the Nocardia terpenica genome encodes:
- a CDS encoding short chain dehydrogenase: protein MKIVVIGATGTIGAALADALAADHEVVRASRRGAVRVDLADPASIKTLFATVDNIDGVIAVAGSGRLTELTDPSDDNYFVGPDSKYLGQIHLVRHAARCLNSGGFVTLTSGVVPPTESGLSFAAAVNTGLDGFVPAAASEMPRGIRVNSVSPGWISETLESMGRDGAAGTPVSEVVRAYVELVDGTTNGRVIRPDHLPEH, encoded by the coding sequence GTGAAAATTGTTGTTATCGGCGCCACCGGAACCATCGGCGCGGCACTTGCGGATGCGCTGGCGGCGGACCATGAGGTCGTGCGGGCCTCCCGGCGCGGGGCGGTCCGGGTCGACCTGGCCGATCCGGCTTCGATCAAGACCCTGTTCGCCACGGTCGACAACATCGACGGGGTGATCGCGGTCGCGGGCAGCGGCCGCCTCACCGAGCTCACCGATCCGTCCGACGACAACTATTTCGTCGGTCCGGACAGCAAATACCTCGGTCAGATCCACTTGGTGCGCCACGCGGCACGTTGTCTCAACAGCGGCGGTTTCGTCACTCTCACCAGCGGTGTCGTGCCACCTACCGAATCGGGTCTGTCGTTCGCCGCGGCGGTCAATACCGGGCTCGACGGATTCGTACCGGCCGCGGCATCCGAGATGCCGCGCGGGATCCGCGTCAATTCGGTGAGCCCGGGCTGGATTTCGGAAACGCTGGAGTCGATGGGACGCGACGGCGCGGCCGGAACCCCGGTGTCCGAGGTGGTCCGCGCCTATGTGGAGCTCGTCGACGGGACGACGAACGGGCGGGTGATCCGCCCGGATCACCTACCTGAGCACTAG
- a CDS encoding GyrI-like domain-containing protein codes for MPEQQFLAVDGVGNPNTAAEYASAVEALYTVAYTLKFASKRGEGRDFVVAPLEGLWWADDYEAFTIRAKDTWHWTMLISQPEWITKDMVENAKQAALAKKKLPRIADLRHHTLQEGRCAQVLHIGSYDDEAPLLAELHQNYLRANRLREAGLHHEIYLSDPRKTDSAKLKTVLRQPVAALD; via the coding sequence GTGCCCGAGCAGCAGTTCCTTGCCGTCGATGGTGTCGGAAACCCCAACACCGCAGCCGAATACGCGAGTGCGGTGGAGGCCCTGTACACCGTCGCATACACGCTCAAATTCGCAAGCAAGCGCGGTGAGGGACGGGATTTCGTGGTTGCTCCCCTGGAAGGATTGTGGTGGGCGGATGACTATGAGGCTTTCACGATCCGGGCGAAGGACACCTGGCATTGGACCATGCTGATCAGCCAGCCGGAGTGGATCACCAAGGACATGGTCGAGAACGCGAAACAGGCCGCGCTGGCCAAGAAGAAGCTGCCCCGCATCGCCGACCTGCGTCACCACACATTGCAGGAGGGTCGATGTGCCCAGGTGCTGCACATCGGCTCCTACGACGACGAGGCCCCGCTGCTGGCCGAACTGCACCAGAACTACTTGCGCGCCAACAGGCTCCGGGAAGCGGGACTGCACCATGAGATCTACCTCAGCGACCCGCGCAAGACCGATTCCGCCAAGCTGAAAACTGTTCTGCGGCAGCCGGTAGCGGCGCTGGATTAA
- a CDS encoding VOC family protein: MDTSILSTDVARLTKLGATVVIPATQVGDVTWFAVLADPQGNAFSLFSRSTSERFEERVEVGEDYIVQAAAKPARGSMAWFEVGTTDHKATQSFYTRAFGWRFEFDDTAGGKQYYNIFTGKEWPSGGMYDLGADGADYLIPSFLVGDVPEVNELAESLGAVVEFGPDTNPDGLVYSRILDPNGNRFTVFSTPGM; this comes from the coding sequence TTGGATACGTCCATCCTGTCCACCGACGTCGCCCGGCTCACGAAACTCGGTGCGACCGTGGTGATTCCCGCCACTCAGGTCGGCGACGTGACCTGGTTCGCGGTTCTCGCCGACCCGCAGGGCAATGCCTTCTCGCTGTTTTCCCGCAGCACCAGCGAAAGATTCGAGGAACGCGTGGAAGTGGGGGAGGACTACATCGTCCAAGCCGCCGCCAAACCGGCACGGGGCTCGATGGCCTGGTTCGAGGTCGGAACCACCGACCACAAGGCCACGCAATCCTTCTACACCCGGGCGTTCGGTTGGCGTTTCGAATTCGACGACACCGCGGGCGGCAAGCAGTACTACAACATCTTCACCGGCAAAGAGTGGCCCTCCGGAGGGATGTACGACCTCGGAGCAGACGGTGCCGACTACCTCATCCCCTCGTTCCTGGTCGGTGACGTTCCCGAGGTGAACGAACTCGCCGAAAGCCTCGGAGCCGTAGTCGAATTCGGCCCGGACACCAATCCGGACGGGCTGGTCTACTCGCGCATCCTCGACCCGAACGGCAACCGATTCACGGTGTTCTCCACCCCCGGTATGTGA
- a CDS encoding esterase/lipase family protein — MTVVVISMVAGRANAEPLPVPYSLTALAASAVTATAPFDPPGGNDWHCVPNAAHPRPVVLVHGVGGNGEDSWQSYSPMLYNEGYCVFAITYGALPGAQGPLAGVGGLVPIAESGVQLREFVDRVRAATGAARVDMVAWSEGTLVGADYIQFEGGSEAVEQVINLAPIWQGTQIAQPLVSALEATGTYDATAAALAPVCASCVDMLTGSAFITRLQASGVYADRVRYTDIVTTADREVIPYTSGVRAAPNATTIVLQDICPTDLSGHNGLSEDRTVGALILNTLAPETITPIPCQPTMLPYV; from the coding sequence ATGACGGTCGTAGTGATATCCATGGTTGCCGGGCGCGCGAATGCGGAGCCGTTACCCGTGCCGTATTCGCTGACGGCGCTTGCCGCGTCCGCGGTCACCGCGACCGCGCCATTCGACCCACCGGGCGGCAACGACTGGCACTGCGTACCGAATGCCGCGCATCCGCGGCCGGTGGTGCTGGTGCACGGGGTCGGCGGGAACGGCGAGGACAGCTGGCAGAGCTATTCCCCGATGCTCTACAACGAAGGCTATTGCGTCTTCGCGATCACCTACGGTGCCCTGCCCGGCGCGCAAGGACCGTTGGCGGGGGTGGGCGGGCTCGTCCCGATCGCCGAATCCGGCGTGCAGCTACGGGAATTCGTCGATCGGGTGCGCGCGGCGACCGGCGCGGCTCGGGTGGATATGGTGGCCTGGTCGGAGGGCACGCTGGTCGGCGCCGACTACATCCAATTCGAGGGCGGCTCCGAGGCGGTCGAGCAGGTGATCAACCTGGCGCCGATCTGGCAGGGCACTCAGATCGCGCAGCCCCTGGTGTCCGCGCTCGAGGCAACCGGCACCTACGACGCCACTGCCGCCGCGTTGGCACCCGTCTGCGCATCGTGCGTGGACATGCTGACCGGCTCCGCGTTCATCACCCGGCTGCAAGCCAGCGGCGTCTACGCCGACCGCGTGCGCTACACCGACATCGTCACCACCGCCGACCGCGAGGTCATCCCCTACACCAGCGGCGTCCGCGCCGCACCCAACGCCACCACCATCGTGCTCCAGGACATCTGCCCGACCGACCTGTCCGGCCACAACGGCCTCTCCGAGGACCGCACCGTCGGCGCGCTCATCCTCAATACCCTTGCCCCGGAAACGATCACGCCCATCCCCTGCCAGCCGACCATGCTGCCCTATGTCTGA
- a CDS encoding hemerythrin domain-containing protein has product MRHEFIGQEPTADLVAVLLDRHRRIHDLLDRIQSGGRAIPRRFDDLVRLFAAHEYAEHRVAHPAARSAGIPGHVVDHLMAEENDLERALAALCALGADDPRFHLDFGEFAAAAGLHCAREEQEEFVWLGSLPAADRRELGRSLLTAESLAPTRPHPLARRSGLARWTVAPVAALWDRLVDTMRRDRSRLP; this is encoded by the coding sequence ATGCGACACGAATTCATCGGGCAGGAGCCGACCGCCGATCTGGTCGCGGTGCTGCTGGATCGGCATCGCCGAATCCATGATCTGCTCGACCGGATCCAGTCCGGCGGCCGGGCGATCCCGCGCCGCTTCGACGATCTGGTCCGGCTGTTCGCCGCGCACGAATACGCCGAACACCGCGTGGCACATCCGGCCGCCCGGAGCGCGGGGATCCCCGGCCATGTGGTCGATCACCTCATGGCCGAGGAGAACGACCTGGAACGCGCGCTCGCCGCGCTGTGCGCCCTGGGCGCCGACGATCCCCGATTCCACCTGGACTTCGGTGAATTCGCCGCGGCGGCGGGCCTGCACTGCGCCCGGGAGGAACAGGAGGAGTTCGTGTGGCTGGGCTCCCTGCCCGCCGCCGACCGCCGCGAACTCGGCCGGTCACTGCTCACGGCCGAGTCGCTGGCCCCCACCCGCCCGCACCCCCTGGCACGACGCTCCGGCCTCGCCCGCTGGACCGTGGCTCCCGTTGCGGCGCTGTGGGATCGGCTCGTCGACACGATGCGCCGGGACCGGTCCCGGTTGCCGTAG
- a CDS encoding DUF7144 family membrane protein yields the protein MSDPTTPTTTTPTTSTPAPTTTSPAPPTPDRTADTAAGPRAHRGHVAHLESRAAMVGTIAAAVLLVVAGAVQILEGVSAVEADDIIVVGPQYTYQWNSTGWGVVHIVIGALLVVVAGALFTGRIWGRAIAIVLAAASIVANFLWLPHNPWWSVLVIALDAFLIWAVATWHHHAPAAAAPAPLTRE from the coding sequence ATGTCCGACCCTACAACGCCCACCACCACAACGCCCACCACCTCGACCCCGGCGCCCACCACCACATCCCCGGCACCGCCCACTCCGGACCGCACCGCCGACACCGCGGCCGGGCCGCGAGCACACCGTGGTCACGTCGCGCACCTCGAGAGCCGGGCCGCGATGGTAGGCACGATCGCGGCCGCGGTGCTGTTGGTCGTCGCCGGGGCGGTGCAGATCCTGGAAGGGGTCTCGGCCGTCGAAGCCGACGACATCATCGTGGTCGGCCCGCAATACACCTATCAGTGGAACTCCACCGGCTGGGGTGTGGTCCACATCGTGATCGGCGCGCTGCTCGTGGTCGTCGCCGGGGCATTGTTCACCGGGCGGATCTGGGGGCGGGCCATCGCGATCGTGCTCGCCGCCGCGTCGATCGTGGCGAACTTCCTCTGGTTGCCGCACAACCCGTGGTGGTCCGTCCTCGTCATCGCGCTGGACGCCTTCCTGATCTGGGCCGTGGCCACCTGGCACCACCACGCTCCCGCCGCTGCCGCACCCGCGCCGCTCACTCGTGAGTGA
- a CDS encoding nucleotidyltransferase family protein — protein MTTDIDRLLQTLTRVVNALLSEEVPFAVAGGCAIYARGGPASDHDVDIFVEPAHAARARRALVRAGLRAADPAEDWLTKAYDGETLVDLIFQPNHRPVTAALLARATTLRVGPTMAPVISATDLMVDKLMVLDSHRLDFAGLLQVARALREQVDWQRVREETGMSPYAKAFLGLLDDLHISHEDASRTVAPAGGLLPQYLEANLRRAFAEDPRTAELGIGVDIQGDAVELRGEVDTAHRRRQLEDIVHEQAPKLQVYNSIRVTDRTAPTTGERLD, from the coding sequence ATGACCACGGACATCGATCGGTTGCTGCAGACTCTCACCCGGGTGGTGAACGCCCTGCTCAGCGAGGAGGTACCGTTCGCGGTGGCGGGCGGGTGCGCCATCTACGCCCGCGGCGGCCCGGCCTCCGACCACGATGTCGACATCTTCGTCGAACCCGCCCACGCCGCCCGCGCGCGGCGGGCGCTGGTCCGCGCCGGGCTGCGGGCGGCCGACCCCGCCGAGGATTGGCTCACCAAGGCGTATGACGGAGAAACCTTGGTGGACTTGATATTTCAGCCCAATCACCGACCGGTCACCGCGGCCCTGCTCGCGCGGGCGACCACGCTGCGCGTCGGCCCGACGATGGCCCCGGTGATCAGTGCCACCGACCTGATGGTGGACAAGCTCATGGTCCTGGACTCGCACCGGCTCGATTTCGCCGGACTGCTGCAGGTCGCACGCGCGCTCCGCGAGCAGGTCGACTGGCAACGGGTGCGGGAGGAGACCGGAATGTCGCCGTACGCCAAGGCATTTCTCGGTCTGCTCGACGACCTGCACATCAGCCACGAGGACGCCTCCCGGACCGTCGCCCCCGCCGGTGGCCTCCTCCCCCAGTATCTCGAGGCGAACCTCCGCCGCGCCTTCGCCGAGGACCCCCGGACCGCCGAACTCGGTATCGGAGTCGACATTCAGGGCGACGCGGTGGAATTGCGCGGCGAGGTCGACACCGCGCACCGGCGGCGGCAACTCGAGGACATCGTCCACGAGCAGGCACCGAAACTCCAGGTGTACAACAGTATTCGCGTGACCGATCGCACCGCCCCGACCACCGGCGAGCGGCTCGACTGA
- a CDS encoding glycoside hydrolase family 15 protein, translating into MIFAPHVLREYAFLADGQRGALVGPRGDVSWLCVPGWDDDAVFATLLGGRGVYAVAPADRFVWGGYYETGTLIWRSRWVAGSAVIECREALAFPGQAHRAVLLRRIVAVNETAEVDIVLRPAAAFGARPMTAPHRDGDGVWHARTGPIRVRWTGAAAMTVTDDGYWSGRLSVPAGESHDLVLELSDTRLPERPPEAEFLWAETESAWAKQVPELGGCVAARDAGQAFAVLRGMTADSGGMVAAATTSLPERADQNENYDYRYVWIRDQCLAGQAVAAVGPHPLLDAAVDFTAERLLADGPDVLPAYTVAGRQVPAVRELELPGYPGARPVVGNRARRQFQLDTFGEALLLFAAAGRHDRLSAEHRRAVEVAVAAIADRYRRPDAGIWELDDQLWTHSRLTCAAGLRAAASCPSTGVDTAACSALADTLLAAAARTGLHPEGRWQRGPRHPGVDAALLFPMIRGALPVDDPRYANTFRAVEDELCSDFYVYRYRHDERPLEVCEGAFLLCGFTTAIAAAQLGRPVTAMRFFERNRAACGTPGLFAEEFDVTQRQLRGNLPQAFVHAALLEAAVCLSGLRERGDG; encoded by the coding sequence ATGATCTTCGCCCCGCACGTGCTGCGGGAGTACGCGTTCTTGGCGGACGGCCAGCGTGGCGCGCTCGTGGGCCCCCGGGGCGATGTGTCGTGGCTGTGCGTGCCCGGCTGGGACGATGACGCGGTCTTCGCCACGCTGCTGGGTGGTCGCGGCGTGTACGCGGTCGCGCCCGCGGACCGGTTCGTGTGGGGCGGCTATTACGAGACCGGCACGTTGATCTGGCGTTCGCGGTGGGTGGCGGGGTCGGCGGTGATCGAATGCCGTGAGGCGCTGGCCTTTCCGGGACAGGCGCACCGGGCGGTGCTGCTGCGCCGCATCGTCGCGGTGAACGAGACCGCGGAGGTCGATATCGTGTTGCGGCCCGCCGCGGCCTTCGGCGCACGGCCGATGACGGCCCCGCACCGCGACGGCGACGGTGTCTGGCATGCGCGCACGGGGCCGATCCGGGTGCGCTGGACGGGAGCGGCCGCCATGACGGTCACCGACGACGGGTACTGGAGTGGGCGTCTGTCGGTTCCCGCGGGCGAATCGCACGATCTGGTTCTCGAACTGTCCGACACCCGCCTGCCCGAGCGGCCGCCCGAGGCCGAATTCCTATGGGCGGAAACGGAATCCGCGTGGGCGAAGCAGGTGCCCGAGCTGGGTGGGTGCGTGGCGGCCCGGGACGCCGGCCAGGCGTTCGCGGTCCTGCGGGGGATGACCGCCGACAGCGGCGGCATGGTCGCGGCGGCGACGACGAGCCTGCCGGAGCGCGCCGACCAGAACGAGAACTACGACTACCGGTACGTGTGGATTCGCGACCAATGCCTGGCCGGTCAGGCGGTCGCCGCGGTCGGGCCGCATCCGCTGCTGGACGCCGCGGTCGATTTCACGGCCGAGCGCCTGCTCGCCGACGGCCCCGATGTGCTGCCCGCGTATACGGTGGCGGGCCGCCAGGTGCCCGCGGTGCGGGAGCTGGAGTTGCCGGGGTACCCGGGAGCCCGCCCGGTGGTGGGCAATCGGGCGCGCAGGCAGTTCCAGCTCGACACCTTCGGCGAGGCGCTGCTGCTGTTCGCCGCCGCGGGCCGCCACGATCGACTGTCGGCCGAGCATCGCCGCGCCGTCGAGGTGGCGGTCGCGGCCATCGCCGACCGGTACCGCCGCCCCGACGCGGGCATCTGGGAGCTCGACGACCAGCTGTGGACCCATTCGCGGCTGACCTGCGCCGCGGGCCTGCGGGCCGCGGCGTCCTGCCCGTCGACCGGGGTCGACACCGCGGCGTGTTCGGCGCTGGCCGACACGCTGCTCGCCGCGGCGGCGCGCACCGGCCTGCACCCCGAGGGGCGCTGGCAGCGCGGTCCCCGGCATCCCGGAGTGGATGCGGCGCTGCTGTTTCCGATGATCCGCGGCGCCCTCCCCGTCGACGATCCGCGGTACGCCAACACCTTTCGCGCCGTCGAGGACGAATTGTGCAGCGACTTCTACGTTTACCGGTATCGGCACGACGAGCGGCCGCTGGAGGTGTGCGAGGGCGCGTTCCTGCTGTGCGGGTTCACCACCGCCATCGCCGCGGCGCAACTCGGGCGGCCGGTGACGGCGATGCGGTTCTTCGAGCGCAACCGCGCCGCGTGCGGGACGCCCGGGCTGTTCGCCGAGGAATTCGACGTGACCCAGCGCCAGCTCCGCGGCAATCTGCCCCAGGCGTTCGTGCACGCGGCCCTGCTGGAAGCGGCCGTCTGCCTGTCCGGTCTGCGTGAACGCGGTGACGGGTGA